A genomic region of Zea mays cultivar B73 chromosome 6, Zm-B73-REFERENCE-NAM-5.0, whole genome shotgun sequence contains the following coding sequences:
- the LOC103629463 gene encoding uncharacterized protein, whose protein sequence is MAPKKASATGAAALQPLDHNQETVSLREARSQKRKVVSPTPPEDEIDQEIRDMEMLHQQVQWKKEKMARLAELQRQIDEASEEVRHLTQDEQHRRPQQQDLHQEGFLNEDDWYDNFHHGNFVFDDASPLSAELQATPWPPSYKPPQLPIFDGHSDPKQFLMSYEATVSSYGGNTAVMAKSFVMAVRSVAQTWYSSLRPGTITSWQKLKDLLLTSFQGFQTKPVTAQALFQCTQDHEEYLQAYVRRFLRLRAQAPTVPNEIVIEAMIKGLRPGPSAQYFARKPPQTLEKLLQKMDEYIRADNDFRQRREEAFRFSEMTRGFGGRFYPRHVRSIHNSIQNDDRGSQQQRPQCSSQASGQQQGSFRPPAPRGRGARGFGGRFGDQPRRIFCLFCGENKGHTTRMCHVTIQKQKEIAEAAAQQAQPKQVMHTASYHSPYIPEYVGNHHAVSVASASQPQASWQQPPPPPPMQQGQQPEGSQYAPHQRDFREQSEARTVNSTVPESKHIY, encoded by the coding sequence atggcgccgaagaaagcttcagcaactggggctgcagctctccaaccgctggaccacaatcaggagactgtctcccttcgggaggcccgaagccagaaaaggaaggttgttagcccgacaccgccagaggatgagatagaccaagaaattagagacatggagatgcttcatcaacaggtgcagtggaagaaggaaaagatggccaggctagctgaattacaaaggcagatagacgaagcctctgaagaagttcgtcatcttactcaggatgagcaacaccgaaggcctcagcaacaagaccttcatcaggagggtttcctcaatgaagatgactggtatgacaatttccatcatgggaattttgtttttgatgatgcttctcctctgtccgctgagctgcaggctacgccttggcctccgtcctacaagccgcctcagcttcccatatttgatggccactcagacccgaagcagtttttgatgagctacgaagcaacagtatcttcgtatggtggcaatactgcagtcatggccaaatcttttgttatggctgtcaggagtgttgctcaaacctggtactcctcccttcgaccaggaacgatcacttcatggcaaaagctgaaggacttgttgttaaccagcttccaagggtttcagacgaagccagtcactgctcaagctctattccaatgcactcaagatcacgaagagtaccttcaggcgtacgtccggaggttcttgcgtttgagggcacaggcaccaacagtgcccaacgaaattgtcattgaagccatgatcaaggggcttcggccaggaccttcagctcagtacttcgctaggaagccccctcaaactttggagaagctgctccagaagatggacgagtacattcgggccgataatgattttcgccaaagaagggaggaggcttttaggttttctgaaatgaccaggggcttcggagggaggttctatccgaggcacgttagatcaattcataattctatccaaaatgatgataggggaagccaacagcaaaggccacagtgctcctcacaggcttcggggcaacagcaaggctccttccgaccaccagctccgagaggcagaggcgccaggggcttcggcggaagatttggcgatcaaccaagaagaattttttgcttgttctgtggtgagaacaaaggtcataccactagaatgtgccatgttaccatccagaagcaaaaggaaatagccgaagcggcagcacaacaggcccagccgaagcaggtcatgcacactgcttcgtatcattcgccttacatcccagaatatgtaggcaaccaccatgcagtttctgttgcttcggcaagtcagcctcaagcttcctggcaacagcctccacctccaccaccgatgcaacaaggccagcagccagaagggagccaatatgctccacaccaaagggacttcagagaacagtccgaagctcgcacagtcaacagcactgtgccagagtcaaagcacatctattga